A genomic window from Rhizobium sp. EC-SD404 includes:
- a CDS encoding NAD(P)H-quinone oxidoreductase translates to MPEMMRAVEISQPGGPEVLKLAERPVPTLKHDEVLIAVKAAGVNRPDCLQRQGAYPPPPGASDIPGLEVAGEIVALGDSVTRWSIGDRVCALVTGGGYAEHCAAHQDSVLPVPDGFSMEEAAALPETYFTVWHNVFQRGGLKAGETFLVHGGTSGIGTTAIQLAKAFGATVFATAGSDDKCGACLEFGADHAINYRDEDFVQTVKTLTDGKGVNVILDMVGGDYIGRNYDAAAIEGRVVQIAFLNGRKAEADFSKLMMKRLVHTGSTLRARDSGFKAQLATELKEKVWPLLTSRRVAPVMDSVIAFADVVDAHRRMEESSHIGKIVLKISD, encoded by the coding sequence ATGCCCGAGATGATGCGCGCCGTGGAGATCAGCCAGCCGGGCGGTCCGGAGGTTCTCAAGCTCGCCGAGCGCCCCGTTCCGACACTGAAGCACGACGAGGTGCTGATCGCCGTCAAGGCTGCGGGCGTCAATCGTCCGGACTGCCTGCAAAGACAAGGTGCCTATCCACCGCCGCCAGGCGCCTCCGACATTCCAGGGCTCGAAGTCGCCGGTGAGATCGTGGCGCTCGGCGATAGCGTCACGCGCTGGTCGATCGGCGACCGGGTTTGCGCTCTGGTGACGGGCGGAGGTTATGCCGAACACTGCGCTGCGCATCAGGACAGCGTGCTGCCCGTGCCGGACGGTTTCTCCATGGAAGAGGCGGCCGCCCTGCCCGAGACCTACTTCACCGTATGGCACAACGTATTCCAGCGCGGCGGACTGAAGGCCGGGGAAACGTTTCTTGTGCATGGCGGCACGTCGGGCATCGGGACGACCGCCATCCAGCTTGCGAAGGCCTTTGGCGCGACCGTCTTTGCGACCGCGGGCTCGGACGACAAATGCGGCGCCTGTCTCGAGTTTGGCGCCGACCACGCCATCAATTACCGCGACGAGGATTTCGTGCAGACGGTGAAAACCCTGACCGACGGCAAGGGGGTGAACGTGATCCTGGACATGGTCGGTGGCGACTATATCGGCCGGAATTACGATGCGGCGGCGATCGAGGGACGCGTGGTCCAGATCGCCTTCCTCAACGGGCGAAAAGCCGAGGCAGATTTCTCCAAGCTCATGATGAAGCGGCTGGTCCACACCGGTTCGACGCTGCGCGCACGCGACAGCGGCTTCAAGGCCCAGCTTGCCACGGAGCTGAAGGAAAAGGTCTGGCCGCTCCTTACAAGCCGGCGCGTCGCGCCGGTGATGGACAGCGTGATCGCCTTCGCGGATGTCGTGGATGCCCATCGCCGCATGGAAGAAAGCAGCCATATCGGCAAGATCGTGCTGAAGATCAGCGATTGA
- a CDS encoding DUF1192 domain-containing protein: MAIFDDVPPTRKPVHEIGIDLSLLSADELRQRIEALRTEIARLEEEIETKTSSKAAAEQFFR; the protein is encoded by the coding sequence ATGGCAATTTTTGATGATGTGCCGCCAACGCGCAAACCAGTCCACGAGATCGGTATCGATCTGTCGCTTCTGTCCGCCGACGAATTGAGGCAGCGCATAGAGGCGCTGCGCACCGAGATCGCGCGGCTGGAGGAGGAGATCGAGACGAAGACGTCGAGCAAGGCGGCGGCAGAACAGTTTTTTCGCTGA
- a CDS encoding DUF1465 family protein produces MSETSSNMISFAGHMATSNPFKTLYADGMGLVEETASYLDGPGRIASKDLTRLASILYAAESMRLTTRLMQLASWLLLQRAVNNGEMSRDQVMSEKNKVRIDSFTIDANAPGWDDLPEQFRDLVARSLRLQARVALLDREIYRPEVMPAFADNENSVKAQLSLLQTAFGHH; encoded by the coding sequence ATGAGCGAAACGTCCAGCAACATGATCAGCTTTGCCGGTCACATGGCCACGTCCAATCCATTCAAGACGCTTTATGCCGATGGCATGGGTCTGGTGGAGGAGACGGCAAGCTATCTCGACGGCCCCGGTCGCATCGCATCCAAGGACCTGACGCGTCTTGCGTCGATTCTCTATGCAGCGGAATCCATGCGGCTGACCACGCGTCTGATGCAGCTTGCCTCGTGGCTGCTGCTGCAGCGCGCCGTCAACAACGGCGAGATGAGCCGCGATCAGGTCATGTCCGAAAAGAACAAGGTGCGGATCGACAGCTTCACCATCGACGCCAACGCGCCGGGTTGGGACGACCTGCCAGAGCAGTTCCGCGACCTCGTCGCCCGCTCGCTGCGGCTGCAGGCTCGCGTCGCATTGCTCGACCGCGAGATCTATCGTCCGGAAGTCATGCCGGCATTCGCCGACAACGAAAACAGCGTCAAGGCACAGCTTTCACTGCTGCAGACGGCTTTCGGCCACCACTAA
- the rpmE gene encoding 50S ribosomal protein L31, with the protein MKADIHPNYHTIKVVMTDGTEYTTRSTWGSEGDTMNLEIDPKSHPAWTGGGQQLMDRGGRLSKFKKRFEGLGL; encoded by the coding sequence ATGAAAGCCGACATTCATCCCAACTACCACACGATCAAAGTCGTCATGACTGACGGCACCGAGTACACGACGCGCTCCACCTGGGGCTCGGAAGGCGATACGATGAACCTCGAAATCGATCCGAAGTCCCATCCGGCTTGGACCGGCGGCGGCCAGCAGCTCATGGACCGCGGCGGCCGTCTTTCCAAGTTCAAGAAGCGCTTCGAAGGCCTCGGCCTTTAA
- a CDS encoding ABC transporter transmembrane domain-containing protein, which produces MAETAPSVNKRRSLRPLARLLPYVLAYRGLVTGALIFLVLAASMTLTLPMAVRRMIDHGFSEADAGFIETYFIMLLVIAVLLALASAFRYYFVITLGERVVSDLRRDVFAHVTRLSAGFYDVNQSGEIVSRLTADTTQIKSTVGATASLALRNMILCLGAIGMMIVTSPGLSSLVLGAIPLIVFPIVAFGRAVRRRSRAAQDTLASAMAYASETIGATRTVQSYNNEPTANGLFSHAIESAFIAARDAVRARAVLTGFAICMAFGSVVAVLWFGAQRVLDGTMSPGTLSQFLLYSLFAAGALAALSEVWSEISQAAGAAERLSELLDEVPEIRVPANPVAMPVPAVGAIEFDHIAFAYPARDDMPVLEDFDLQVKPGESVAVVGPSGAGKSTLFSLLLRFYDPVAGTVRIDGVDIAKADPAEVRARIAIVPQDVTIFQGTVRDNIAFGRPGASEGDILAAAKAAHADIFVAALPEGYDTMVGERGITLSGGQRQRIAIARAILKDAPILILDEATSALDAESEQLVQQALERLMEGRTTLVIAHRLATVLKADRIVVMDRGRIVEEGTHRNLVERNGIYARLARLQFDHGHAEFIQAAK; this is translated from the coding sequence GTGGCGGAAACGGCCCCTAGCGTGAACAAGCGGCGCTCGCTGCGACCGCTCGCGAGATTGCTGCCCTATGTGCTGGCCTATCGCGGGCTGGTCACCGGAGCTTTGATCTTTCTGGTCCTCGCCGCCAGCATGACGCTGACCTTGCCGATGGCAGTCCGCCGTATGATCGACCACGGCTTTTCGGAAGCCGACGCCGGTTTCATCGAAACTTACTTCATCATGCTTCTGGTGATTGCGGTGCTGCTCGCCCTGGCGAGCGCATTTCGCTACTATTTCGTCATCACCCTTGGCGAGCGTGTCGTGTCGGACCTTCGCCGCGACGTCTTCGCGCATGTCACGCGCCTCTCCGCCGGCTTCTACGACGTCAACCAGTCGGGTGAGATCGTCTCGCGCCTGACGGCGGACACCACCCAGATCAAGTCCACGGTCGGCGCGACGGCATCGCTTGCCCTGCGCAACATGATCCTGTGTCTCGGCGCCATCGGCATGATGATCGTGACGAGCCCTGGTCTGTCGAGCCTGGTGCTCGGCGCCATTCCGCTGATCGTTTTTCCGATCGTCGCTTTCGGACGAGCCGTGCGCCGCCGCTCGCGCGCCGCCCAGGATACGCTTGCCAGCGCGATGGCCTATGCGAGCGAAACGATCGGTGCAACCCGCACCGTCCAGTCCTACAACAACGAGCCGACCGCAAACGGCCTGTTCTCCCATGCGATCGAATCCGCCTTCATCGCCGCGCGCGACGCGGTGCGGGCCCGCGCGGTGCTGACAGGCTTCGCCATCTGCATGGCCTTCGGAAGCGTCGTCGCGGTCCTGTGGTTCGGCGCGCAGCGTGTGCTCGACGGAACGATGTCGCCCGGCACGCTCAGCCAGTTCCTGCTCTATTCGCTCTTCGCCGCCGGTGCGCTTGCGGCCTTGTCCGAGGTCTGGAGCGAGATTTCCCAGGCCGCCGGCGCGGCCGAACGCCTGTCGGAACTCCTGGACGAAGTGCCCGAGATCCGCGTGCCGGCCAATCCCGTAGCGATGCCCGTGCCCGCAGTGGGCGCGATCGAATTCGATCACATCGCTTTTGCATATCCCGCGCGCGACGACATGCCGGTGCTGGAGGATTTCGACCTGCAGGTGAAGCCGGGCGAAAGCGTCGCCGTCGTCGGCCCGTCAGGGGCGGGCAAGAGCACGCTCTTTTCGCTTCTGCTCCGCTTCTACGATCCGGTAGCGGGAACGGTGCGGATCGATGGCGTCGATATCGCCAAGGCCGACCCTGCCGAAGTCCGCGCACGCATCGCGATCGTGCCGCAGGACGTGACGATCTTCCAGGGCACGGTGCGCGACAACATCGCGTTTGGCCGGCCGGGTGCCAGCGAGGGCGACATCCTGGCGGCGGCCAAGGCCGCCCATGCGGATATCTTCGTGGCGGCGTTGCCGGAAGGCTACGACACGATGGTGGGCGAGCGCGGCATTACGCTGTCCGGCGGACAGCGCCAGCGCATCGCGATCGCCCGCGCCATTCTCAAAGATGCGCCGATCCTCATCCTCGATGAGGCGACCTCCGCGCTCGATGCCGAGAGCGAGCAACTTGTGCAGCAGGCCCTGGAGCGTTTGATGGAAGGCCGCACGACGCTTGTCATCGCGCATCGGCTCGCCACCGTGCTCAAGGCCGACCGCATCGTCGTCATGGATCGCGGGCGCATCGTCGAGGAGGGCACGCACCGCAATCTCGTCGAGCGCAACGGCATCTATGCGCGGCTGGCGCGCCTGCAGTTCGACCACGGGCACGCCGAGTTCATCCAGGCCGCAAAGTAG
- a CDS encoding peptidoglycan -binding protein → MALARNRRRERSVDYWPGFVDALSTLLLAIMFLLSVFVLAQFLLSREISGQDEVLNRLNSQINELTQLLALEQAVGQDAEDALANLRASLAQSEQEQSRLRELLSSNQGVSSETEAQIGMLEGTLDDERQVSQRALNQVELLNQQISALRSQIAALEGALDMSEARDTEAQTQIADLGRRLNVALAQRVQELNRYRSDFFGRLREILSDRENIRIVGDRFVFQSEVLFPSGGADLNPEGSVQMGELATAVLELAREIPSDINWVLRVDGHTDNVPLSGTGRYVDNWELSSARATSVVKYLISQGVPAERLVAAGFGEFQPIAEGDSPEARATNRRIELKLTER, encoded by the coding sequence ATGGCCCTGGCGCGCAACAGGCGGCGCGAGCGGTCCGTCGACTACTGGCCGGGTTTCGTCGATGCCCTGTCGACCTTGCTGCTCGCCATCATGTTCCTGCTGTCCGTGTTCGTGCTGGCGCAGTTTCTGCTCAGCCGTGAAATTTCGGGCCAGGATGAGGTGCTGAACCGGCTGAACAGCCAGATCAACGAATTGACCCAGTTGCTGGCGCTCGAGCAGGCCGTTGGGCAGGACGCCGAGGATGCGCTTGCCAATTTGCGCGCGTCGCTTGCCCAGTCCGAGCAGGAACAATCGCGTCTGCGCGAGCTGTTGAGCAGCAACCAAGGCGTATCATCGGAGACCGAAGCCCAGATCGGAATGCTCGAAGGCACGCTCGATGACGAACGCCAAGTCAGCCAGCGCGCACTGAACCAGGTCGAACTGCTGAACCAGCAAATTTCGGCGCTGCGCAGCCAGATCGCGGCTCTGGAAGGCGCGCTCGACATGTCGGAAGCGCGCGACACCGAAGCCCAGACTCAGATCGCCGATCTCGGCCGCCGCCTGAACGTCGCGCTTGCCCAGCGGGTGCAGGAGCTGAACCGCTACCGTTCCGACTTCTTCGGCCGTTTGCGGGAAATCCTGTCCGACCGCGAGAATATCCGGATCGTGGGCGACCGCTTCGTTTTCCAATCGGAAGTGCTGTTCCCATCAGGCGGTGCCGATCTCAACCCGGAAGGCTCTGTGCAAATGGGTGAGTTGGCAACGGCCGTTCTGGAACTCGCACGCGAGATCCCGTCCGATATCAATTGGGTGCTGCGCGTCGATGGCCATACCGACAATGTGCCTCTGTCCGGCACCGGCCGCTATGTGGACAATTGGGAGCTTTCGTCCGCCCGCGCGACGTCGGTCGTCAAATATCTCATCTCTCAGGGCGTGCCGGCCGAGCGGCTGGTTGCAGCGGGCTTCGGCGAGTTCCAGCCGATCGCGGAAGGCGACAGCCCGGAAGCGCGCGCCACCAACCGACGCATCGAGCTGAAGCTGACGGAACGCTGA
- a CDS encoding MotA/TolQ/ExbB proton channel family protein: MAGLKFSGWGISDDGTGADPHKLSSPLVFFWSMLIFLIIVGFLAAILYRQIQSAFVTNPGLNGLIFGVLLIGVLLAFNQVLRLRPEVRWVNSFRAAGSAEKAGREPVLLAPMRALIGRRQEMALSTSSLRSILDSIATRLDESRDTSRYLIGLLVFLGLLGTFWGLLGTIGSINNTIQSLDPGSGDTGDILASLKAGLSAPLGGMGTAFSSSLFGLSGSLILGFLDLQAGRAQNRFYTELENWLSTVTDMDSETIVNEMGRGTGSTEELRLLSERLQVMSQENGMSQRSTTAMANLAEGIQGLVKNMRSEQQMLRDWIEAQQRESRALRETLEQISARIDPDRPRKEG; this comes from the coding sequence ATGGCAGGATTGAAATTCTCGGGCTGGGGCATTTCCGACGACGGCACCGGCGCCGATCCGCATAAATTATCGAGCCCGCTCGTCTTCTTCTGGAGCATGCTGATCTTCCTGATCATCGTCGGTTTTCTGGCGGCGATCCTCTATCGGCAAATTCAATCGGCTTTCGTGACCAACCCAGGCCTGAACGGCCTTATCTTCGGCGTTCTGCTGATCGGCGTTCTGCTTGCCTTCAACCAGGTGCTGCGGCTTCGCCCCGAAGTGCGGTGGGTCAACTCCTTCCGAGCCGCCGGCAGTGCCGAGAAAGCCGGACGCGAGCCGGTGCTTCTCGCACCGATGCGCGCGCTGATCGGGCGCCGCCAGGAGATGGCGCTGTCCACCTCCTCGCTGCGGTCGATCCTCGATTCCATCGCGACGCGTCTCGATGAATCCCGCGACACGTCTCGCTATTTGATCGGCCTGCTTGTCTTTCTCGGCCTGCTCGGCACGTTCTGGGGCCTTCTCGGCACCATCGGATCGATCAACAACACCATCCAGTCGCTCGACCCGGGATCGGGCGATACCGGCGATATTCTGGCATCGCTGAAGGCCGGCCTGAGCGCACCGCTCGGCGGCATGGGAACGGCGTTCTCGTCTTCGCTTTTCGGCCTCTCCGGTTCGCTGATCCTCGGCTTCCTGGATCTGCAAGCAGGACGCGCGCAGAACCGCTTTTATACGGAGCTGGAAAACTGGCTCTCGACGGTCACGGACATGGATTCCGAAACAATCGTCAACGAGATGGGACGCGGCACGGGGTCGACGGAGGAGCTTCGGCTGCTGTCGGAGCGACTGCAGGTCATGTCCCAGGAAAACGGCATGTCGCAGCGCTCCACCACAGCCATGGCCAATCTGGCCGAGGGCATCCAGGGGCTTGTGAAGAACATGCGGTCCGAGCAGCAGATGCTGCGCGACTGGATCGAGGCGCAGCAGCGGGAATCGCGTGCGCTTCGCGAGACGCTGGAGCAGATTTCCGCCCGAATCGATCCTGACCGACCGCGGAAAGAAGGCTGA
- a CDS encoding inositol monophosphatase family protein: MARSALLNVMVQAAMKAGRSLSRDFGEVQNLQVSLKGPGDYVSQADRKAEEIIHSELLRARPTYDFLGEEGGETKGTDGAHRWIVDPLDGTTNFLHGIPFFAVSIALERNGEIVGAVIFNPAMDELFTAERGGGAFLNDRRLRVAARKKLSDSVVATGIPHLGRGHHGKFLLELRNVMGEVAGVRRTGSAALDLAYTAAGRFDAYWEKNIAAWDIAAGLLLVREAGGYVTDLEGGNRMFESGTVLAGNEYIHKALKEVVHRPAPAIGG; the protein is encoded by the coding sequence ATGGCCCGCTCCGCCCTCTTGAACGTCATGGTCCAGGCCGCAATGAAGGCCGGGCGCTCGCTGTCGCGAGACTTCGGCGAAGTGCAGAATCTGCAGGTTTCGCTCAAAGGCCCGGGCGACTATGTCAGCCAGGCCGACCGCAAGGCCGAAGAGATCATTCACTCCGAGCTTCTGCGTGCCCGCCCGACCTACGATTTCCTCGGTGAGGAAGGCGGCGAGACGAAGGGCACCGACGGAGCGCATCGCTGGATCGTCGATCCGCTGGATGGCACGACCAACTTCCTGCACGGGATTCCGTTCTTCGCGGTCTCGATCGCGCTGGAGCGCAATGGCGAGATCGTCGGCGCCGTGATCTTCAACCCGGCGATGGACGAGCTTTTCACCGCAGAACGCGGCGGTGGCGCCTTCCTCAACGATCGTCGCCTGCGCGTCGCGGCCCGCAAGAAGCTGTCGGATTCCGTCGTTGCGACCGGCATTCCGCATCTCGGCCGCGGCCACCACGGCAAGTTCCTCTTGGAATTGCGCAATGTCATGGGCGAAGTCGCCGGCGTTCGCCGCACCGGCTCCGCAGCACTCGACCTTGCCTATACGGCTGCAGGACGCTTCGACGCCTACTGGGAAAAGAACATCGCCGCCTGGGACATCGCCGCCGGCCTGCTGCTGGTGCGTGAAGCCGGCGGCTACGTCACGGATCTCGAAGGCGGCAACCGCATGTTCGAAAGCGGAACGGTTCTTGCCGGCAACGAGTACATCCACAAGGCGCTGAAAGAGGTCGTGCACCGCCCTGCTCCTGCAATCGGCGGTTAA
- the efp gene encoding elongation factor P codes for MKINGNEIRPGNVIEHNGSLWAAVKTNAVKPGKGGAFNQVELKNLLDGTKLNERFRASETVERVRLEQKDFQFLYEQGDMLVFMDNENYEQLELQQDFVGDRAAFLQDGMMVTVELYEDKPIGISLPDQVVLAIVEADPVVKGQTAASSYKPAVMENGVRVMVPPFIESGERILVDTNEITYIRRAD; via the coding sequence ATGAAGATCAACGGCAACGAAATCCGTCCCGGTAACGTCATCGAGCACAATGGCAGCCTCTGGGCCGCGGTGAAGACCAATGCGGTCAAGCCAGGCAAAGGCGGCGCGTTCAACCAGGTCGAGCTGAAAAACCTCCTCGACGGTACCAAGCTCAACGAGCGGTTCCGCGCTTCCGAAACGGTCGAGCGCGTGCGGCTGGAGCAGAAGGACTTCCAGTTTCTCTACGAACAGGGCGACATGCTCGTGTTCATGGACAACGAAAACTACGAGCAGCTCGAACTGCAGCAGGATTTCGTCGGCGATCGCGCAGCCTTCCTGCAGGACGGCATGATGGTCACCGTCGAGCTCTATGAAGACAAGCCGATCGGCATCTCGCTGCCGGATCAGGTGGTCTTGGCGATCGTAGAGGCCGATCCGGTCGTGAAGGGCCAGACGGCGGCGTCGTCCTACAAGCCGGCCGTCATGGAAAACGGCGTGCGCGTCATGGTGCCGCCCTTCATCGAGTCCGGCGAGCGCATCCTGGTCGATACCAACGAGATCACTTATATCCGCCGCGCCGACTGA